A genomic window from Prosthecobacter debontii includes:
- a CDS encoding ExbD/TolR family protein: protein MAGGGGGGDGEPEFQIAPMIDVLLVLLIFFMSITSAQVLRIDQDIRLPVAADAKKKDDKNAMFEASINVSWIAARQEAKIKLDTQELPNEEIVKVLTERKNNNPTYRVIIRADRDVLAVEIQKVMALIAQAGIDDISFSTLNQDS from the coding sequence ATGGCTGGAGGAGGCGGAGGTGGAGATGGAGAACCGGAGTTTCAAATCGCTCCGATGATCGACGTGCTGCTGGTGCTGCTCATTTTCTTCATGAGCATCACCTCAGCTCAAGTCCTGCGCATCGATCAGGACATTCGTCTGCCCGTGGCGGCAGATGCCAAGAAAAAGGATGATAAGAACGCCATGTTCGAGGCATCCATCAATGTCAGTTGGATCGCCGCCCGGCAAGAGGCCAAGATTAAGCTGGATACCCAGGAGCTACCCAACGAAGAGATCGTCAAGGTGCTCACGGAGCGGAAGAATAACAACCCCACTTACCGCGTGATCATTCGAGCAGATCGGGATGTGCTGGCGGTGGAAATCCAAAAGGTCATGGCCCTCATCGCCCAGGCGGGCATCGACGACATTTCCTTTTCAACCCTCAACCAGGACTCCTGA
- a CDS encoding terpene cyclase/mutase family protein encodes MSDHPSSPQGDESSPPVPPKITGTQKLGPPPSYGPGHLGYPGAAPTNSLGYPVQNELGYPIQPGIPGYPAAPQASSAEPVNAALPVDEELTVDAVAGEVFHPPALTHFETKRRNPLIEAWRKVGGGSLTLSVIIHVGILLVGGVIVITQQQAEKQVDFLPGGGTQKGALASAEMQHKVQQKKRTSLNKTMPMKKIVSTNANSEITLPDAPPDLLDVPDVSSALGSGSLGAPGFSKSSVNLTFGSGKSMSSMASFVTLPPSMKQRCATSERLEKLRQNGGNAECERAVSASLEWLKSQQHKDGYWGQAGGKRDRAAMTGLALLCYLGRCETPDSPFYGDNVMDAIMFLVELSKKNPYGAITEDFKSNHGAYEHGIATYALGEMYTLARLGSKQLPGMREAFEKGVKLIIETQNKADAKNAEGSWDYYTKNLAEGKKTSNREDLSVAGWQYQALKAAKYTGLKIDGLSSAINRTCDYIERLQTKDGGYGKPGRDMHYNQWSLTGVGTLGLQTLGKGRTASIKKGIRFLRDFLTEEPLDWEKNCNLYCWYYYTQTFFQAGGEDWKFYNEQFLPQILAAQQPDGSFKKGRPNWPIGDAADPVYRQVLCTLMLEVYYRYLKVGDREEESFFDR; translated from the coding sequence ATGTCCGACCATCCATCATCTCCGCAGGGCGATGAGTCCTCTCCTCCAGTGCCGCCTAAGATCACCGGCACCCAAAAGCTGGGACCACCGCCGAGCTATGGGCCAGGGCATCTCGGATACCCGGGAGCGGCCCCGACGAATTCTCTGGGTTATCCGGTGCAGAATGAGCTGGGCTATCCCATCCAGCCGGGGATCCCTGGGTATCCAGCGGCTCCCCAAGCATCCTCCGCTGAGCCCGTGAATGCGGCTCTTCCGGTGGACGAGGAACTGACGGTGGACGCCGTGGCTGGAGAGGTCTTCCATCCTCCTGCCTTGACCCACTTTGAGACGAAGCGGCGCAATCCGCTCATCGAAGCTTGGCGTAAAGTGGGCGGGGGATCACTCACCCTCAGCGTCATCATCCACGTCGGCATTTTGCTCGTCGGCGGCGTGATTGTGATCACCCAGCAGCAGGCGGAAAAGCAGGTGGACTTCCTCCCTGGCGGAGGCACTCAAAAAGGCGCACTGGCCTCGGCGGAGATGCAGCACAAGGTGCAGCAGAAAAAGCGCACCTCGCTGAATAAAACCATGCCGATGAAGAAGATCGTCAGCACCAATGCCAACTCTGAGATCACCCTTCCCGATGCACCGCCAGATCTGCTGGACGTGCCGGATGTGAGTTCCGCGCTCGGCAGTGGCAGTCTCGGTGCCCCCGGCTTCAGCAAATCGAGCGTGAATCTCACCTTTGGCTCCGGCAAGAGCATGAGCAGCATGGCCAGCTTCGTCACCCTGCCTCCCTCCATGAAGCAGCGCTGTGCCACCTCTGAGCGCTTGGAAAAACTGCGTCAGAATGGCGGCAATGCCGAATGTGAACGTGCCGTCTCAGCCTCGCTCGAATGGCTGAAGAGCCAGCAGCATAAAGACGGCTACTGGGGCCAGGCAGGAGGCAAACGAGATCGCGCTGCCATGACTGGTCTAGCCCTGCTCTGCTACCTCGGCCGCTGTGAGACGCCTGACTCGCCTTTCTATGGTGATAACGTCATGGACGCCATCATGTTCCTCGTGGAGCTGTCCAAAAAGAACCCCTACGGGGCCATCACCGAAGACTTCAAAAGCAACCACGGGGCCTATGAGCATGGCATCGCCACCTATGCCCTGGGGGAAATGTATACCCTGGCCCGACTGGGCAGCAAGCAGCTCCCCGGCATGCGCGAGGCATTTGAGAAAGGCGTGAAGCTGATCATCGAGACCCAAAACAAGGCCGATGCCAAGAATGCCGAAGGCTCCTGGGACTATTACACCAAGAACCTCGCTGAAGGCAAAAAGACCTCGAATCGCGAAGACCTCTCCGTGGCGGGCTGGCAGTATCAGGCCCTCAAAGCGGCCAAATACACCGGCTTGAAAATCGATGGTCTCTCCTCCGCCATCAATCGCACCTGCGACTACATCGAGCGCCTGCAGACCAAGGATGGCGGCTATGGGAAACCGGGACGCGACATGCACTACAACCAATGGAGCCTCACCGGCGTAGGCACCCTCGGACTCCAGACCCTGGGCAAGGGCCGCACGGCCTCCATCAAAAAAGGCATTCGTTTCCTGCGCGACTTCCTCACGGAGGAGCCGCTGGACTGGGAAAAGAACTGCAACCTCTACTGCTGGTATTATTACACCCAGACCTTCTTCCAAGCCGGTGGCGAGGACTGGAAGTTTTACAACGAGCAATTCCTTCCGCAGATCTTGGCCGCGCAGCAGCCCGATGGCAGCTTTAAGAAAGGCCGCCCCAACTGGCCCATCGGCGATGCCGCTGACCCCGTTTACCGTCAGGTGCTGTGCACCCTCATGCTGGAGGTCTATTACCGCTATCTGAAGGTGGGAGATCGTGAAGAAGAGAGCTTCTTTGACCGATAA
- a CDS encoding ExbD/TolR family protein: protein MAHKKKHRTLDTEQVNMGFQIAPMIDVVFVIMLFFMVMAGAVKVERELKTQLPGLGTPALADENTPPDEILVTVEETGIVTLNEEEFDTPTDKALPNFTATLLRLKQEADHRNAKVMVTIQAEEQARYERVIDVLNSMAKAKIANVTFTVGGDDF from the coding sequence ATGGCGCACAAAAAGAAACATCGCACGCTGGACACGGAGCAGGTCAACATGGGCTTTCAGATCGCCCCCATGATCGACGTGGTCTTCGTCATCATGCTGTTCTTCATGGTCATGGCCGGAGCCGTGAAGGTGGAGCGGGAATTGAAGACTCAGCTCCCCGGCCTGGGCACCCCTGCACTGGCGGATGAAAACACACCACCGGATGAGATTCTCGTCACCGTGGAGGAGACGGGCATCGTCACACTCAATGAGGAAGAGTTCGATACGCCCACGGATAAAGCGCTCCCGAACTTCACCGCCACCCTGCTGCGCCTCAAGCAAGAGGCGGATCACCGCAATGCCAAAGTCATGGTGACGATCCAGGCCGAGGAACAGGCTCGCTACGAGCGCGTGATCGACGTTCTCAACTCCATGGCCAAAGCCAAGATCGCCAACGTGACCTTCACCGTCGGCGGCGACGATTTCTAA
- a CDS encoding MotA/TolQ/ExbB proton channel family protein: MTLRSLSSVTRPLTRLLARFSACAFLLGGSLLIVAPVHAQEEEAAAEGDAKAPTGHEKTLMDQFHEGGWVMYPITACSVALIWLITDLWSRTNIRRMAPGEHVTQVQDLFRAGDYVGAYQFCKNNNSAFCDVSRVALSFVGDGEEAVEAALFTELNKVNSIIQTRINYLSVIGVCTPMIGLTGTVTGMMNAFETLGTSGVGDPSKLSAAIGEVLVATASGLFIAVPAFMFFYFLRNRLQGSMHQLQEVVGALFRKMPYAHLKDAHVGEEEFYAAIPNWVAGAGEPAVAVAVAG, translated from the coding sequence ATGACCCTCCGTTCTCTGTCCTCCGTGACTCGTCCCCTCACCCGCCTCCTGGCCCGTTTCAGCGCCTGTGCTTTTCTCCTCGGCGGCAGCCTGCTCATCGTCGCCCCTGTGCATGCTCAGGAGGAGGAGGCCGCGGCGGAGGGAGATGCCAAAGCCCCGACAGGCCATGAGAAAACCCTGATGGATCAGTTCCATGAAGGCGGCTGGGTCATGTATCCCATCACCGCCTGCTCCGTCGCCCTGATTTGGTTGATCACTGATCTGTGGTCCCGCACCAATATCCGCCGCATGGCTCCGGGAGAGCATGTCACTCAGGTGCAGGATCTCTTCCGCGCGGGTGACTACGTGGGCGCTTACCAGTTCTGCAAAAATAACAACTCCGCCTTCTGTGATGTCTCGCGTGTCGCCCTCAGCTTCGTAGGAGATGGTGAAGAAGCGGTGGAAGCGGCCCTGTTCACGGAACTGAATAAGGTGAACTCCATCATCCAAACCCGCATCAACTACCTCTCCGTCATCGGGGTCTGCACCCCGATGATCGGCCTCACTGGCACAGTGACCGGGATGATGAATGCCTTCGAAACCCTCGGCACCAGTGGCGTGGGTGACCCCTCGAAGCTCTCCGCCGCCATCGGTGAGGTGCTCGTGGCCACCGCTTCCGGCCTGTTCATCGCCGTGCCTGCCTTCATGTTCTTCTACTTCCTGCGCAATCGACTCCAGGGCTCCATGCATCAGCTGCAGGAGGTCGTCGGGGCTCTTTTCCGCAAGATGCCTTATGCGCACCTGAAGGATGCCCACGTGGGTGAAGAAGAGTTTTACGCCGCCATCCCGAACTGGGTGGCCGGTGCCGGTGAGCCCGCTGTGGCTGTCGCAGTGGCCGGCTAA
- a CDS encoding tetratricopeptide repeat protein has translation MNSRSTSFMRPRLGTLRLALAIVSFAAMAFGQAIVLKDGTRVPENEFKLDGDKILRTLNIGGNTATTVLPWQNVAYLEWPEPAELLEAKDLMAQAKFDEAVALLKKSLDFFQKFEKIEGNWYQPIFFAYVETLSQAGKFEETIKLLPQLRALPLTDAQKMTLRIIQLDIDRQTSTEYTSILAEAEGILKDTDDSAVGAAIWMIIADIHAKKKEWEKALMAYLRIPVFFGTQMQRVPEAELKAGQMLVKMKRYEDAHAIFTRLVEGYKGSAISEAATKESAAINGMKNEPEPETDAAPDAPAKQS, from the coding sequence ATGAACTCTCGCTCCACTTCCTTCATGCGGCCCCGGTTAGGCACCCTGCGTCTGGCGCTGGCCATCGTCAGCTTCGCCGCCATGGCTTTCGGTCAGGCCATCGTGCTGAAAGACGGCACCCGCGTGCCTGAAAATGAATTCAAGCTCGATGGCGATAAGATCCTGCGCACCCTCAACATCGGCGGCAATACCGCCACCACCGTGCTGCCCTGGCAGAACGTGGCCTATCTGGAATGGCCCGAGCCGGCGGAACTGCTGGAAGCCAAGGATCTGATGGCTCAGGCCAAGTTCGATGAAGCGGTGGCCCTATTGAAGAAGTCGCTCGATTTCTTCCAGAAGTTCGAAAAGATCGAGGGAAACTGGTATCAGCCCATCTTCTTTGCCTATGTCGAAACCTTGAGCCAGGCGGGAAAATTCGAAGAGACCATCAAGCTCTTGCCGCAGCTCCGTGCCCTGCCTCTCACTGACGCGCAGAAGATGACGCTGCGCATCATCCAGCTCGATATCGACCGCCAGACCTCCACGGAATACACCTCCATCCTGGCTGAGGCCGAGGGCATCCTGAAGGACACCGATGACTCCGCTGTCGGCGCGGCCATCTGGATGATCATCGCCGACATTCATGCCAAAAAGAAGGAGTGGGAAAAGGCGCTCATGGCCTACCTGCGCATCCCCGTCTTCTTTGGCACCCAGATGCAGCGCGTGCCGGAGGCCGAGCTGAAGGCAGGCCAGATGCTGGTGAAGATGAAACGCTATGAGGATGCCCACGCCATCTTCACCCGCCTCGTGGAGGGCTACAAAGGCTCCGCCATCTCCGAAGCCGCCACCAAGGAAAGCGCGGCCATCAACGGCATGAAAAACGAACCCGAGCCGGAAACCGATGCCGCGCCCGATGCGCCTGCCAAGCAAAGCTGA
- a CDS encoding Jag family protein — protein sequence MTPLSHARQIVDTMLGYLGFTVTIDELEGPEGPTLQIHTEDSQLLIGRRGATMEDIQYLVNRILQRHVPQAPRIRVDIEYFRSMREDKMVEQAREMGERVRATGQAQMLDPMNSYYRRLIHNVFVNDPQVQSVSVEEGDARFKRIQLKRRG from the coding sequence ATGACTCCTCTCTCCCATGCCCGCCAGATTGTGGATACCATGCTGGGTTACCTCGGCTTTACGGTGACGATTGATGAACTGGAGGGTCCGGAGGGGCCGACGCTACAGATCCACACGGAGGATTCCCAACTGCTGATCGGGCGGCGCGGGGCGACGATGGAGGACATCCAGTATCTGGTGAACCGCATCCTGCAGCGGCACGTGCCCCAGGCACCGCGCATCCGTGTAGATATCGAGTATTTCCGCTCCATGCGGGAGGATAAGATGGTGGAGCAGGCCCGGGAGATGGGCGAGCGCGTGCGGGCCACGGGTCAGGCGCAGATGCTGGACCCCATGAACAGCTACTATCGGCGTCTCATCCACAACGTGTTTGTGAACGATCCTCAGGTGCAGAGCGTGAGCGTGGAGGAGGGGGATGCACGGTTTAAACGCATCCAGCTCAAGCGACGTGGGTAA